The segment CCCCTGCTCTGGCTGGTGCAGCGCGGCTGCCTGTGCCTGAACACGCTGCATCAAGGCTGGGTTGCCAGGGGCAAGGTTGCTGGCGCTGCTGGCCACGGTCGCGAAATCACCTGCCGAGGGACGGGAATGAAACCAACCGTCACCCTCGAAGCGCTGGGCGATCAAGGCAGAGCCGCGCACGCGACCCTGCTCGTCTTGCACCAGGCTACCATTGGCTTGGTAGGGGAACGCCACCTGGGCAATACCGGTGACTGCCAGGGGGTACAGCGCACCTGTCAGGAAGGTCATCGACAGAACCAGGCTCAGAGCCGGGCGTAGGTATGCAGTCATGATGGCCTCCTCAGACCAGGTGCAAGGCGTTGAGCAGCAGGTCGATGACCTTGATGCCGGCGAACGGTACGATGATGCCGCCCAGCCCGTAGATCAGCAGGTTGCGCCTGAGCAGCTGCGCAGCACTGGCAGCCTGTACCTGCACCCCACGCAAGGCCAACGGAATGAGCACGACGATAATCAGTGCGTTGAACACGATGGCCGACAGGATCGCGCTCTGCGGGCTTGCCAGCTGCATGACGTTGAGCACCCCCAGCTGCGGATAAATCACCGCGAACAACGCTGGCAGGATGGCGAAGTACTTGGCCACGTCGTTGGCGATGGAAAAGGTCGTCAACGCCCCACGGGTGATGAGCAGCGCCTTGCCAACCTGCACCACGTCCAACAGTTTGGTCGGGTCGCTGTCCAGATCGACCATGTTGGCCGCCTCCCGTGCAGCCTGGGTGCCATCGTTCATGGCCATACCCACATCCGCCTGGGCCAGAGCTGGCGCGTCGTTGGCACCATCGCCGCACATGGCCACCAGACGGCCGTCTTGCTGCTCCTGGCGAATGCGCGCCAGTTTTTTCTCCGGTGTTGCCTCTGCCAACACATCATCCACGCCCGCTTCGGCCGCGATGGCGGCTGCCGTGAGCGGGTTGTCGCCAGTGACCATGACGGTCCTGATACCCAGCTTGCGCAGTTCGGCAAAGCGTTCGCGAATGCCAGGCTTGACCACATCCTTGAGGTGAATCACGCCCAGCAGACGCTTGTCGAGGCACACCAGCAACGGCGTACCGCCTGACTGGGCAATGCGCTCTACCTCTCGGGCAAGGGCTGTCGGCATGTCCGCGCGCTGCATCTCGACGAAGGCAAGGAGCGCATCGACGGCGCCTTTTCGATAACGACGTGGCCCCAGGTCGATACCAGACAGGCGTGTCTGGGCCGTGAAGGCTACCGGTTGGTAGTGCCCGGCCGCCGGTTCGACGAAATCATGAAGCTGGTGCAGGTACTCGACGATCGACTTGCCCTCTGCCGTGTCATCGGCCAGCGAAGCCAGCAAGGCCCCCTCCCCCAGCTCACGGGCGGTCACACCGGGCGCGGCGTACAGTGCGCTGCAGCGGCGGTTACCGAAGGTGATGGTACCGGTCTTGTCCAGCATCAAGGTGTGCACGTCGCCTGCGGCTTCCACGGCGCGCCCTGAACGTGCGATGACGTTGAGGCGCACAAGGCGGTCCATGCCGGCGATGCCGATGGCAGAGAGCAAGCCGCCGATGGTGGTGGGAATGAGTGTGACGAGCAACGCGGCCAGAAAAATCAGCGGCAAGCTGCCCCCAGCGAAGTGAGCAAAGGGTTGCAGGGTCACCACCACAATCAGAAACACCAGGGTCAGGCCGATCAACAGCATGTCCAGGGCGATCTCGTTGGGCGTTTTCTGCCGGCGCGCGCCCTCGACCAGGGCGATCATACGGTCCAGGGTGGAGTCACCGGGGTTGCTGGCGATGCGGATCAGCAGCCAGTCCGACACCAGACGGGTATTGCCGGTCACCGCCGAACGATCGCCGCCTGACTCCCGAATGACGGGCGCAGATTCCCCGGTGATGGCTGCCTCGTTGACGGCAGCGATACCTTCTATCACCTCGGCGTCGGCGGGGATCATCTCGCCAGCCTCCACCCGGACTACATCACCCTTGCGCAGGGATACAGCCGGCACGTTGTCGAAGCTGCCATCCGGATTGCGACGCCTGGCCGAGAGCCCCTGGCTGCCGGCTTTGAGGCTGTCGGCCCGGGCTTTACCCCGGCCTTCGGCCAGGGCCTCGGCGAAGTTGGCGAACAGCACGGTGAACCACAGCCAGGCTGCGATCTGCACCGCAACGCCTGGGGTGACGCCATTGGCCGGGGCCAGGCACAGCACGGTGGTCAGTAAGGCCGTAATGGCCACCACCAGCATGACCGGTGAGCGTTTGAGTTGACGTGGATCGAGCTTGAGCAACGCCTGCAGCAACGCTGGCCGCCACAGCGCGGCCAGCCGCGTCTGGGCTGCTGCGTCTGGTTGGGCCTTGATCTCTGGAATGGGCATGTTCATGGTCATCTCTCAATAGGCCTGGCTCAAATGGTCGGCAACCGGCCCCAAGGCCAAGGTCGGCAGGAAGGTCAGCCCGCCTACCAGCAGGATGGTCAGCAGCAGCAGGAGGGTGAACAGTGGCCCTTGGGTGGGAAAGCTGTTGGGGCCTTGAGGTGCCTGTGGCTTGGCTGCCAGGCTCCCAGCCAGCGCCAGGACAGGCAGGATGTAACCGAAACGGCCGATCAGCATCGCCAGACCGATCATGAGGTTGTGAAACACCGTGTTGGCGCCAAAGCCTGCGAAGGCCGACCCGTTATTGGCGGCCCCGGAGGTATAGGCATAAAGCAACTGACTGAAGCCATGGGCGCCAGGGTTGCTCACCGCTGTGGCCGGCCCTGGCAGGCTGGCAGCGACGGCGGCCAGTACCAGCACGCCGACCGGCATCACCAGCAACGTCGCCACCAGCAGCTGTACCTCGCGGGCTTGAAGCTTCTTGCCCAGGTACTCCGGCGTGCGGCCGATCATCAGCCCGCACAGGAACACTGCGATCAGCACGAACAGCAACATGCCGTACAGGCCTGCCCCGACGCCGCCGAAGATGACTTCGCCGACCATCATGTTGACCATGGCCACCATGCCTGTCAGTGGGTTGAGGCTGTCGTGCATGGCATTGACCGAACCGTTGGAGGCTGCCGTGGTAGTGACTGTCCACAACACCGAACCCGTGATACCGAAGCGACTTTCCTTGCCTTCCAGAGGGGCTGCCTGCTCCACCTCGCTGACGTGCAGCGCCGGGTTGGGCTGGTGTTCGGACCACAAAGCCGATGCGCCGCCGACCAGAAACAATGCAAGCATGCAGGCCACAATGGCGCGGCTCTGGCGCAGGTCTTTCACGTAATGGCCGAACATGAACACCAGCGCCACGGGAATCAGGATGATCGCCGACACCTCGAACAGGTTGCTCCACGCTGTCGGGTTTTCAAACGGATGCGCCGAGTTGACGCCGAAGAAGCCACCGCCGTTGGTACCCAGTTGCTTGATCGCAATCTGGCTGGCTGCCGGGCCGAGCGGGATCAGCTGCTCGGCCCCTTGCAATGTCAGGGCATGGGCATAGTCGCTGAAGGTCTGGGGCACGCCCTGCCATACCAACAGCAGCGCCAGTAGCAGGGACAGGGGTAACAGCCCATAAAGCGTGGCCCGGGTCATGTCCACCCAGAAATTACCCAAGGCCGCACTGCTGCGACGGGCGATACCACGGCACAAGGCTACCAGCACGGCCAGGCCCGTGGCCGCACTGATGAAGTTCTGCACGGTCAGGCCGAGCATCTGGTTCAGGTAGCTGATGGAGGCCTCGCCACTGTAGGCCTGCCAGTTGGTGTTGGTCACGAAGCTGACCGCGGTGTTGAAGGCCAGCGACCACTCAAGGCCGGGTAAGCGCTGCGGATTCAATGGCAGAAGGCCTTGGGCCACCAGCGCGCCGAACAGCAGTAGGAACCCAACTAAATTGAAGATCAGAAGCGCCAGGGCATAGTGGCGCCAGCCCTGCTGCTGCGATGGGCAGACCCCAGCCACCCGGTAACAGACATTTTCAATCGGTCCCAGTAATGGCGTAAGCCAGGTGCGCCGGCCTTCCATGACATTGAAGTAGTACCTTCCCAGCCAAGGGGCCGGTAGCAGGACAATGGCGAAGAAGGCCATCAGCAAGGCGATATCGTAGGCGTGCATTGGCGCCCCCTTAGCTGCGATCGGCGCGTAGTAGCGCCGTCAGCAGGTACACCGCCATGGCCACCGCGATCAGCAGTGACAACCCTTCGAGCAAGTTCATGAATCAATCCCCGTTGATGCGGCTGCGGCCGCTTTATGGGGATTTTCGGTCAGGCCAGCGTAAAGGCTCGAGATCGTGGGGGCAGGCCTGGCATAAAGAACACGTAAAGAAACATGCTCGACCAGGCGGCAGGCCTAGGCAGTCGGGGTAGGCTGCACGTTGCGACTCCAGTCCAGCAGCAGGCTGTAGCCGATGGCCAGTAACGTCGGGCCGATGAACAGGCCGATGAAGCCGAAGGCAATCAGGCCGCCGAACACGCCGAGCAACACGATCACGAGCGGTAAGTCGCCGCCACGGCTGATCAGGTAGGGCTTGAGCACGTTGTCCACGCCACTGATCACGAAGGTGCCCCAGATACCCATGAAGATCGCCATGCCGTAGTCACCCTTCCAGATCAGCCAGCCGGTCACCGGCAGCCAGGCCAGCGGCGGGCCCATGGGGATCAGGCTGAGCATGAAGGTGATCAAACCAAGCACGATGGCACCCGGCACGCCTGCGATGAGAAAGCCGATCAACGCGAGCAGGGCTTGCGCCGCCGCCGTACCGATCACGCCATTGACCACCCGTTGTACCGTGCCGGCCACCAGGTTCAGGTAATACTCGGCGCGCTCGCCGGTCAGCCGGTGCAGCAGCCGAAGCACGAACGCCGAGAGCCGCGGCCCGTCGCGGTAGAAGAAGAACACGAAGACCAGGCTCAGGGTGAGTTCCAGCACGCCACTTCCGATCTGCGCGCTGCGGGCCAGGAGCCAGTTGCCCACCTGCCCCAAGTAGGGTTTGACCGATGCCAGCAGCGCGGCGCCCTGCTGGTCCAGCGACGACCACCAGCTGGCCATGCGTTCGCCTACCAACGGGATGTCGACCAGCCACAAAGGCGCATCCGGCAGGCCATCGACCTGCACATCACGCACGAACAAGGTCGCATCACGAATGTGGTCGGCCAGGTTGAAGCCCAGCCAGACCAAGGGCAGCGCCACGATGAGGATCCAGGCGCTGGTCAACAATCCGGCGGCAAGGGTTTCGCGCCCACCCAGCACGCGGGTCAGGAACCGCATCAAGGGCCAGCTGGCGAATGCGAGGATGGCGCCCCACAGCAGCGCCGAAATGAAGGGGGCCATGACCCATAGGCCGGCGCCTAGCAATGCCAGCAAAAGGATCTGGATCAGCAGGCGATCATTGTCAACCATGGTCTTGCCCGTCAACGGATCAGTTCGAGGTGCAGGCCATCGGTCGGCGAATCGCCGAGCTCCAGGCGAGCGCTGCGTACACCGGCCTTTATCAGTGCTTCACGCCAGGCCTCGGCCTGGGCACCGCTCAGGGTGGCGCGCAAGGTGCTGTCCAGATTGAGGCTGCGTGCAAGCAGGGTTGCCCAAGCCGGCTGCGGCTCGCTCAGATCAGGATAATCGAGCTTGCCGGTGTCACGCATTTCACGCAGCACGGTTGCAGCAGTAGGCAGCAGTTCACCCAACGGGCTGGCGGCGACGAACTCCTCCACATGCAGGTAGGCCCGGCGATTACCACGGGTCACGCTGTAGAGTGCGACCAACGTATCGGCCTGCTCGGCAGAGCGGCGCAGCAGGATGAACGCCTGGCGCTCATCGCCACCATTGAGCCGAGCATTGGCAAAGACATCGTTGGCCCACAGGCTAGCCTCGCCACAGTCGCGGCCCTGGCACCAGAACAACGGATACCCGCCGTCTTGCTGCAAGGCCTCGCGCGCGCGCGTGAAAGCCTCCCGCGCGGAGCGCTCAACCGGCAGCTCATAGGTGGTGGAACTGACCTGGCCACGGCTCTCTACTTTATCCTCCACCCGCAGGCGGCCGCTAATCTTGCGCAGTGGCCCCAATGGATAGACGCGCTCCTGCTCCACAGCCGGGCGCTGATCGACAACCTTGGCGTCCACTGGCACTGGCAGGCTGCCGGCCCAGAGCGTGGTGCTGGCAAGCAGCGCGCTGACGGCCAACAGGCAACGCAAGGCGGCAGGCGCACTCATAGGCGGCCCACGCGGCGCTCGGCGTCAAGGTGAAGCATGTACATGTCTGGCAATTGCATGGTTGTCTCCCTGATCAACCCGCCAAGCCTCGACACTTGTCCGGTGCAAGTCAAGCAAAGCCAAAGAAGCGATTGAAACAGTCTGCTACAAGCGTTGCGCCCTGCTCATCGTTCAGGTGCAGGTGATGGCCACCGGGCAAGGTCACTTGTTCAAAGGGTAGCTGCTCAAGCAACCCCTCGCGACGCGCCAGCATACCCTGCGCTGCCACCACCAGGCAGCCGGGGCACTTGACGTGCCGCACGTGGGCCATCGCCTGGGCTTGCGTCAGGCGCATCGGCGAGGGCAAGGTCAGGCGACTGTCGCTGCGCCAGCTGTAGCCACCGGCCACGGGCATCAGCCCACGCTGGGCCAGCAGCTCGGCCGCTTCGCGGCTCACCGCGACCATGCCCTTCATGCGTGCCTCCACGCCTTGGTCCTGGGTGCTGTACACCGACTTGCGCTTGGTATCGAGGCGCATCTGGGCGCGCAGCGCCATCCCCAGCCGCTCGGCAGCATCCTGCTCCTCACCGGTAGGCGGGATGAGGCCATCGATGAGCGCCAGGTGGCTGACACGCTCGGGCAATGCGGCGGCCAGTTGCACGCTGATGATAGCGCCCAGTGAATGCCCCAGCAGGGCGAAGCGCTCCCAGCCAAGTTGCTCGGCTGCGCGCACGATGTCGTAGGCGTAGTCGGCCAGCGCGTAGCCGGCACCCGGCGGACGATGTTGCGAATGGCCATGACCGGCCATGTCCAAGGCCACGATGCGCAGGCCCCGAAGGCGGGGCGCCAGGCGCGCGAAGCTGTTGGCGTTGTCCAGCCAGCCGTGCAATGCGATCACCGGCAGGCCGTCCTCGGGGCCGAACACGTGGCCGGCCAGCTCGATATGGCCAAGGTTCAAGCGTATGTCTTCGACCTGGATATTCATGCCTGACCCCACCGATCGAACAGGCCCTTGATCAGGCTGGCGGTATCTTCCGGGTGCTCAAGCGGGAACATGTGGCCACCCGGAACGCTGTGATATTCCCCCTTCGGCATGCCCCGCACCGCCAAGGCATGATGACGACGCACCACGGTACTGGCCTGACCACGGACCATGGCCAGCGGCAGGTGCAACTGCTGAACAGGCGCAGGGCTCAGGTGGGGTACGTTGCGATAGATGCTGATTTCGATAGCAGGATCGAAGCGCAGGCACAGCGCGTGCTGATGCTCGTGCAGGCCATGCTCGACGTAGGCATCCAGGCAGTCGGGGTCGAAGTGGCGGAACAGTGATCGGCTGGCGAAATAGGAACGGGCACTGAGCCGATCTTCGAATTCGGCGCGCCGACCTAGCGTCCGGCCGGCCGGGGTAATGCGGTCGATCAAGCCCAGGTGCTTGGCAGCGCGCAGCAGCCACTGGTCTGCGCGGGTCAGCACGGGCGAGTCGAGCATGACCACGCCCCGGTAGAGCTCAGGTCGCCGCAGGGCGGCATGCAAATGCAGAACACCCCCTAACGAATGTCCCACACCCCATACGGGGCCTGGCTGCTGCTCAAGGTGGTACAACAGCTCGTCCACCAGGCTCTGCCAGTTGGCGTCTACCGGAAAGCGCGGATCGTGGCCGTGCTGGGGCAAGCTCTGCACAGAGTAGTCCGGCGCCAGGGCGGCGAACAACTTGCCGTAGGTTGCCGACGGAAACCCATTGGCATGGGCAAAGAATATCGGTTGCGGCATGGTGGGCTTCCGGGCGCAGAGAGTGGCCCATTGTGGTTGTCCACCAAGCCCCAGGCAACGTTCGGAAAGGTCATCGGCAAGGGCGATCAGGTCAGGCCGATCGATCAAAGCTACCCAGCGAGCGGCGCAGACACGCCTTGATGAAGGCTTGCTGGCTTTCCAGCGCCTCGCGCGCCAGACGCTGGTCTTCAGCGTCAAGATCCAATCTGCGCAGCGCCAGGCAGCTGGTTTGTATCAGGTGGGCCACGCGGGTGCAGGCTAGCTGCAAGGCAAGCAGTTCCTGCTCGGCTTGCTGACGTCGACCTTCCTCAAGCGCCGTGTTCGCCTCGATCTTGCGCATCAGGTGATAGAACTTGGCGTCGGAGACCTCCCGCAGCAAGCTGTGCTGGGCGTGGTCCAGGGCGATGCCTTGCTCGACCTTCTCCGTGGTGGTTTGCAGGTTCAGCGAGCACAACAATTTCAACATTTCGCCCGTCATCGACCCAACCTTATGCCTGTTCTTTGTGACTAAGCTAGCAAGTCGCAATCGATTGAAACAACTAACAAAAATGCCAGTTGCCTCCATTGCAAACCTGTATGACGTAGCCAGCGCAGGCAATCAGCAGGACATGTGCAAGGCGCGCAGCGACATCAATCCCGCCAAGGGCCAATCCCCTTCTAGCTCCGCTAGGCTTGCCGTGCCCATGGCGGCCGGCCGCTGCAGGTGACCGTGCTCGAGCAACCCGACTAGGTGGCCGACCAACGGCTGGTGGCTGACCAGCAGCACGTGATCCAGACCAAGGCGTTCAATCTGGCCGATCGTGTGTTGCACATCGCTCTCGGGCATCAGCCACGGCACCGTGCGTACCGGCTCGCTAAACCCCAATGCCTCATGGACCAACGCAGCGCTCTGCTGCGCCCGAACATAAGGGCTGGCAATGATCGCCTGCAGTGGCTTGCCTGCCAGGTGTGCAGCGCTGTGCAGAACCTGCTCGTGACCGCGCGCGGTCAAGCGCCGCTCGGCATCGCGGGTGGCTCGCGGCTCGGCTTCACCGTGGCGCAACACCCACAGGTTCACAGCTTGGGCTCTCGGTCAGGTTCAGCAGGCGCAGGCGCGCGCGCCACATGGGGCGCCTCGCCGTCCGCCGGGCGTGGTGCTGGCCAATCGGCAAACGGCCAGGGCTTCTGATCGGTATGGAAGGTGCCGAAACGTCCGATCTGAGCCAGGTACTGGCTCAGGCTATCGCCAACGTCCATCACGCTGGCGCTGGGCGCACCGTAGATCAGTCGATAGATCAACTGGACTACTACCAGACCGGCCAGCAGCAACTCGGCCAATTGCCAGACCACCAGGAAAACCAGCATCCAGACCACGCGCAGGATCAGGGACTCGCGCTGGGCATGTTCAGGGGTATCGTTCATGTGTCGCTCCTTGCCGTTTGCCAGGGTTATCAGGGTTCAGTTGAAGCCGCTGGTGGAAATGAAATCGACATCGGTCTTCGGCTCGGCGCTCATCAGGTGCTCGATCACCTGATTCAACGTGCGGCCTTCGAACAGGATGGCATGCAGGCCGGCGACCAGGGGCATGTACACCTGCGCCTGCTGGGCCTTGGCCTTGAGTACCTTGAGGGTGTTGACGCCCTCTGCCACTTCCCCCAGCCGACTCACCGCCTCATCCAGGCTCAGCCCTTGGCCGAGCGCGTAGCCCACCTGGTAGTTACGACTCTTGGGTGAGGAGCAGGTGACGATCAGGTCGCCCACGCCGGCCAGGCCCAGGAAGGTCATGGGGTTGGCGCCCTGACTGACTGCAAAGCGGGTCATCTCGGCCAGTGCGCGGGTGATCAGCATGCTCTTGGTGTTCTCGCCCATGCCCAGCGCCACGGCCGTGCCAGCGATGATGGCGTAGACGTTCTTCAGGGCGCCACCGAGTTCCACGCCAAAACGGTCACTGCTGGCATACACGCGGAAGGTCCTGCCATGCAGCACAGCCTGCACCTGTTGGCACAGGCGCTCGTCTTCGCTGGCCACCACAGTGGCAGTCAGGGCGTGCTCGGCAATTTCCCGGGCAAGGTTGGGCCCGGAGAGCACACCTATGCGCGCCTGCGGGGCGATCTCCTCGACGATCTGGCTCATCAGCTTGAACGTCTGGGCCTCGATCCCTTTGGTGAGGCTGACCAGTCCTTTGCCACGCAGCAGGTCGGCATGTGGCGCCAATACGCTACGCAAGGCACTGGAGGGCAAGGCCACGAAAATCAGGTCGCACGCCTGGAGCGTGGCCAGCAGGTCATTGACCGGCTCTACCCCCTCGTGCAGCCCAATGCCCTTGAGGTAGCGCGGGTTCTCGCGATGCTCACGCATCGCCTGGGCCTGTGCCGGGTCGCGCATCCATTGGCGCACGGGCACACCGTTCTGTGCCAGCAGGTTTGCCACGGCCGTGCCGAAGCTGCCGCCGCCCAGAACTGCAACAGGTTGCTGATCAGTCATATCCAATCCGTTAACACCTAAAATAAATGGCGACCGGCGCATTATACGGGTCACCTGCCCTGCGCCAAGGCCGGTCGGGCATTGCTCGCCCAGGCCAGGTGCATGCCCACTGATCGGCCAGCATCAATACCGCCGCAGATCACTGGCAAAACGGCAAAGTTCATTTACCATGCCGGCTTACCCACGATACAAGGCCGCTCCGTGCTCCCTGGCTCGCCTCCCTACCCGCGGCTGTTGCTGTTGACCGCCCTGCTCGGTGCACCTGCGCTGGCAGATGACTTGTTCATCGACAACAGCGACCTGCCACAGGTTTTGACTGCAACACGCCTCAAACAATCCCCGGCTGCGGTGCCAGGGAGCATGACCGTGCTCGACGGCGCCTTGATCCGGGCCAGCGGCGCGCGTGACATCCCCGAGCTGCTCAGGCTCGTGCCAGGGATGATGGTGGGCTATTTGGCTGGCAATCAACCGACCGTCAATTACCACGGCAGCAACGTCAACGAAGCGCGCCGCATGCAGGTGCTGATCGACGGCCGCTCGGTGTATCGGGCCGGGCTGGCGACGGTAGACTGGAGCGATATCCCGCTGGCGCTGGAAGACATCGACCGAATCGAGGTGTTCAGAGGGCCGAACACGGTCAGCTATGGCGCCAATGCCCTGATGGCCGTGGTGAACATCCTCACCCGCAATCCTGCCGACAGCCACGGCACGCGCCTGAAAGTCACGCGCGGGCAAAACGGCATCGACGACTTCTATGCCAGCCAGGGCTTTGGCTGGGACAACGGCGATATGCGTCTGTCCATCTCGGGCCTGCAGGATGATGGGTTCGACCATGACCAGTTCGGCCAGCACTACCGTGACAGCCGCCGCGCCACACGTTTGAACCTGAGCGCCAGCCATGCCCTGGCGCAGGACCAGACACTGGACTGGCAACTGGCCGCCAAAGAAGGCACCAACCAGCGGCCCTATACCTACCAGCCAGTGTTCCCGTTCGTGACCCAGCGCGGCAAGGATGCCGACGTCAAGTCCATGGACTATGCAGGCTCGGTGCGCTGGAACATCGACTTTGCCGCTGAACACAGCCTGTACGTCCAGGGTTCGGCGCAGCACTTCGACCGCCAGCAAGTGTGGCGGGCCTGCGACGCGGCGTTGTCCTTCAGCCCTGAACTCACCCGCCTCTGGCAAATGAACCCCAATTACGCCGAACGGGTAGCCCGCGGCGCGAACAACCCGCCCCCTAGCAGCAACCCTCAGGAGCAGGCCCTGGTCGATGCGATCAAGGAGCAGTGGAACAACCAGGGCGGCAGTGACGTGGTGTGCGGCGATGTCGACCAGAGCACGCGTGAAACCCGCTATGACCTGGAAATCCAGGACACCTACAGCCTGACCGACAGTCTGCGCCTGCTCAGCGGCATGAACTATCGCTATGATCGTGCCGACTCGCAGACCTACTTCAATGGCAGCGTGGACGATCAGACCTGGCGGCTTTTCGGGCAACTGGAGTGGCGAGCCGACGAGCACTGGATCGTGCAGGGCGGCGCCATGTTCGAGGATTCGCGGCTCTCTGGCAGCTCGCTTACCCCACGGTTGGCGATCAATTACCTGATCACTCCGCGCCATGGCCTGCGCGCCGTCTATTCCGAGGCGGTACGTTCGCCTGACATGTTCGAAAACAACGTCAACTGGAGCTACACCGTCAAGAACCTGATGCCCTACGCCTTTGGCCAGCAGCATGGCGAATACTTCGTCAAGACCCGCGGCCCTGGTGACCTGGAGCAGGAGCACATGCGCTCGCGTGAGCTGGGCTACAACGGCTACTTCAGCGATCTGGACCTGAGCATGGACCTGAAGGTGTTCTTTGATGAGATCACCGGCATGATCAGCGAGCCGCTCAAGAACAACCAGTACATCGCCAGCAATGCGAACCGCGCGCGCTTCAGCGGCAGCGAGGCCCAATTCGATTGGCGCCCTACCCTGCGCGACCGGCTGCGGTTGACCTTCGCCCATGTCGACGCCTGGGCCAGCAATCCTGCCGACCGCAACCTCAGCGCCAGCAACAGCGGCTCAGTCGGCTGGATGAGGGACTGGGGCCACGGCTGGTCCAGTGGTGCTTTCTATTATGGAGACGATGCCCTCAATCAGTACCGCTACGAACGCCTGGACCTGCGCGTGGCCAAGCGTTGGCGCGTGTACGAGAGCAACCTGGAACTGGCAGCCCTGTGGCAGCAACGCCTGGATGATGAGCCCACCACGGCCGTGCAGAACCGCTACGACAGCCGGCATCGGCTGAGCCTGAGCGCGGAGCTGGAGTTCTGATGGTTCGGTTGCTGCGCCTGTTGGTGCTATGGCTGTGGCCATTGGGACAGTTGTCCGCTAGCGAAATCCTGCTGGTCGGCGCCCAGGACCAGCCGGGCATCCGCAGCTTCATCGCTGCCCTGGAAAGTCGACGCCCCAATGACCACGTGCATTTCCAGGCTGCCAGCGAGCTGCCTGCGCCGGGCCGGCTTGACCTGGACCTGCGCTTGGTGTTGCTGGACGATGAGGCACTGCAATGGCGCCTGTCGCAAACCGCCGGGCCACCGGCACTGGCCATGAGGGTCAGCCGGGTGCAGGTGGAACAGCGCCTGGGAAAGTCACGCCCCGGGTTTCTCACCTTGCTGTGGAGCGACCCGCCGCTGGATCGGCAACTGCGCTTGACCCGCTACCTGTTGCCGCAAGCCAGGCGCATCGGGGTGCTGTACGGTGAGCACAGTGGGTTTCTGCTGGATGAGCTGCGCCGTGCCGCGCAACCGCTTGGCCTGGAGATCGTGGCACAGGCTTGGCCCGACCCGCGTGACAGCCGCCCCTTGCAATACCTTCTGGGCAGCAGTGACGTGCTGCTCGGGCTCGATGATTCGGACCTGTACAATTCCAAGACAGCGAAAAACCTGTTGCTCAGCAGTTACGGCCGTCAAATGGCCCTGATCGGCCCCAATGCCGGATTCGTCCGTGCCGGCGCGCTGGCCAGCACCTTTAGCGACCAGCAAGATTGGCTGAGCGTGCTCGACAGCCTGCTCGGGCAATCGCCTGCGCGCTGGCCCCGCAGCCTCTACCCAGCTCATTTCGGGGTCAGCGGCAATCAGCAGGTGGCACGGGCGCTGGGCCTGGAGCCCATTGATCCCGACGCCGCTGCCCAAGCCCTGGCTGCTGGAGAGCGCACCCCATGACCAAGGGCCTGAACTGGGACATTCATACGCGCACACAGATCATTAGCCTAGGCCCGGCGCTGCTGCTGACGCTGCTTTTGATCAGCTTCTTCACGTTCGTGCGCATCCAGGATTTGCGTCAGGAGCTCAACCACACCGGCCAATTGATTGCCAACCAGCTTGCGCCCGCGTCCGAATACGGGGTCATCTCAGGCAACAATGAAGTGCTCGAAGGCCTGATGCGCGC is part of the Pseudomonas parafulva genome and harbors:
- the kdpB gene encoding potassium-transporting ATPase subunit KdpB, giving the protein MNMPIPEIKAQPDAAAQTRLAALWRPALLQALLKLDPRQLKRSPVMLVVAITALLTTVLCLAPANGVTPGVAVQIAAWLWFTVLFANFAEALAEGRGKARADSLKAGSQGLSARRRNPDGSFDNVPAVSLRKGDVVRVEAGEMIPADAEVIEGIAAVNEAAITGESAPVIRESGGDRSAVTGNTRLVSDWLLIRIASNPGDSTLDRMIALVEGARRQKTPNEIALDMLLIGLTLVFLIVVVTLQPFAHFAGGSLPLIFLAALLVTLIPTTIGGLLSAIGIAGMDRLVRLNVIARSGRAVEAAGDVHTLMLDKTGTITFGNRRCSALYAAPGVTARELGEGALLASLADDTAEGKSIVEYLHQLHDFVEPAAGHYQPVAFTAQTRLSGIDLGPRRYRKGAVDALLAFVEMQRADMPTALAREVERIAQSGGTPLLVCLDKRLLGVIHLKDVVKPGIRERFAELRKLGIRTVMVTGDNPLTAAAIAAEAGVDDVLAEATPEKKLARIRQEQQDGRLVAMCGDGANDAPALAQADVGMAMNDGTQAAREAANMVDLDSDPTKLLDVVQVGKALLITRGALTTFSIANDVAKYFAILPALFAVIYPQLGVLNVMQLASPQSAILSAIVFNALIIVVLIPLALRGVQVQAASAAQLLRRNLLIYGLGGIIVPFAGIKVIDLLLNALHLV
- the kdpF gene encoding K(+)-transporting ATPase subunit F, which produces MNLLEGLSLLIAVAMAVYLLTALLRADRS
- the kdpA gene encoding potassium-transporting ATPase subunit KdpA; this encodes MHAYDIALLMAFFAIVLLPAPWLGRYYFNVMEGRRTWLTPLLGPIENVCYRVAGVCPSQQQGWRHYALALLIFNLVGFLLLFGALVAQGLLPLNPQRLPGLEWSLAFNTAVSFVTNTNWQAYSGEASISYLNQMLGLTVQNFISAATGLAVLVALCRGIARRSSAALGNFWVDMTRATLYGLLPLSLLLALLLVWQGVPQTFSDYAHALTLQGAEQLIPLGPAASQIAIKQLGTNGGGFFGVNSAHPFENPTAWSNLFEVSAIILIPVALVFMFGHYVKDLRQSRAIVACMLALFLVGGASALWSEHQPNPALHVSEVEQAAPLEGKESRFGITGSVLWTVTTTAASNGSVNAMHDSLNPLTGMVAMVNMMVGEVIFGGVGAGLYGMLLFVLIAVFLCGLMIGRTPEYLGKKLQAREVQLLVATLLVMPVGVLVLAAVAASLPGPATAVSNPGAHGFSQLLYAYTSGAANNGSAFAGFGANTVFHNLMIGLAMLIGRFGYILPVLALAGSLAAKPQAPQGPNSFPTQGPLFTLLLLLTILLVGGLTFLPTLALGPVADHLSQAY
- the kdpC gene encoding potassium-transporting ATPase subunit KdpC → MTAYLRPALSLVLSMTFLTGALYPLAVTGIAQVAFPYQANGSLVQDEQGRVRGSALIAQRFEGDGWFHSRPSAGDFATVASSASNLAPGNPALMQRVQAQAAALHQPEQGPVPLALVTTSGSGLDPHLPPLAVAYQLPRVAAARHLPIERLQGLLEAATLRPLVGPAVVNVLALNQAMERMSRSGQGL
- a CDS encoding AI-2E family transporter, yielding MVDNDRLLIQILLLALLGAGLWVMAPFISALLWGAILAFASWPLMRFLTRVLGGRETLAAGLLTSAWILIVALPLVWLGFNLADHIRDATLFVRDVQVDGLPDAPLWLVDIPLVGERMASWWSSLDQQGAALLASVKPYLGQVGNWLLARSAQIGSGVLELTLSLVFVFFFYRDGPRLSAFVLRLLHRLTGERAEYYLNLVAGTVQRVVNGVIGTAAAQALLALIGFLIAGVPGAIVLGLITFMLSLIPMGPPLAWLPVTGWLIWKGDYGMAIFMGIWGTFVISGVDNVLKPYLISRGGDLPLVIVLLGVFGGLIAFGFIGLFIGPTLLAIGYSLLLDWSRNVQPTPTA